From Salmo salar chromosome ssa04, Ssal_v3.1, whole genome shotgun sequence, one genomic window encodes:
- the LOC106610424 gene encoding C-type lectin domain family 4 member M isoform X5 yields the protein MIIFTTTKDPSCPARRMELVINIQWWKRYSGAAAVCLGLLCVLLLAGIIGLLLYQRNQLTSSNTLTKEWEQLQISGNNLTVERDQLQTGNNTLIKERDQLQTSSNILTEERDLLQTSNNTLTKERDQLQTSSNNLTEERGLLQTSNNTLIKERDQLQTSYNTLTRERDQLQIRYNSLTRERDQLQTSHNTLTKERDQLQTSYNTLTKERDQLQTNYNTLTKEKDKLQTSYNTLTKERDQLQTSCNTLTKERDQLQKEIERLKQSSVEKVCPQGWKKLGSSCYYVSTESKSWEESRQDCRNRGAHLVVINSQEQQTLVNWLCGRKNYVWIGLTDSVTEGTWKWVDNTPLTTKYWNSGDPNGGRAENCVYFYSWTSDKGEWWDYDCSYKYRWICEK from the exons ATGATCATATTTACAACCACAAAAGACCCATCATGCCCTGCAAGAAGGATGGAGTTGGTGATCAACATTCAG TGGTGGAAGAGATACTCTGGAGCTGCTGCAGTGTGTCTTgggctgctgtgtgttctcctactggctgggatcataggcctgtTACTCTACC AGAGAAACCAATTGACCAGCtccaacaccctgactaaagagtgGGAACAGCTACAGATTAGCGGCAACAACCTGACtgtagagagagaccagctacagactggCAACAACACCCTgattaaagagagagaccagctacagaccagcagCAACATcctgactgaagagagagacctGCTACAGACTAGcaacaacaccctgaccaaagagagagatcAGCTACAGACCAGCAGCAACAACCTGACTGAAGAGAGAGGCCTGCTACAGACTAGCAATAACACTCTgatcaaagagagagaccagcttcagaccagttacaacaccctgaccagagagagggaccaGCTACAGATCAGATACAACtccctgaccagagagagagaccagctacagaccagtcacaacaccctgaccaaagagagagaccagctacagaccagttacaacaccctgaccaaagagagagaccagcttcaGACCAATTACAACACCTTGACCAAAGAGAAAGACAAGctacagaccagctacaacaccctgaccaaagagagagaccagctacagaccagttgcaacaccctgaccaaagagagagaccagctacagaaagaGATAGAACGTCTGAAACAATCTTCAGTTGAGAAAG TGTGTCCTCAAGGATGGAAGAAGCTTGGTAGCAGTTGTTACTACGTCTCTACTGAGTCCAAATCCtgggaggagagcagacaggactgcAGAAATAGAGGAGCACACCTGGTGGTCATCAACAGCCAAGaacaacag ACATTGGTCAATTGGTTATGTGGACGGAAGAACTATgtctggattggtctgactgactctgttactgaggGGACCTGGAAATGGGTGGACAACACACCACTGACCACAAA gtattggaacagtggagaTCCTAATGGTGGAAGAGCTGAGAACTGTGTGTATTTCTACTCCTGGACATCAGACAAAGGAGAATGGTGGGACTATGACTGTTCCTATAAATACAGATGGATCTGTGAGAAATAG
- the LOC106610424 gene encoding C-type lectin domain family 4 member M isoform X3, giving the protein MSKGIYEYTNGFEDEEPNEIKTIDIDDHIYNHKRPIMPCKKDGVGDQHSVFCQWWKRYSGAAAVCLGLLCVLLLAGIIGLLLYQRNQLTSSNTLTKEWEQLQISGNNLTVERDQLQTGNNTLIKERDQLQTSSNILTEERDLLQTSNNTLTKERDQLQTSSNNLTEERGLLQTSNNTLIKERDQLQTSYNTLTRERDQLQIRYNSLTRERDQLQTSHNTLTKERDQLQTSYNTLTKERDQLQTNYNTLTKEKDKLQTSYNTLTKERDQLQTSCNTLTKERDQLQKEIERLKQSSVEKVCPQGWKKLGSSCYYVSTESKSWEESRQDCRNRGAHLVVINSQEQQTLVNWLCGRKNYVWIGLTDSVTEGTWKWVDNTPLTTKYWNSGDPNGGRAENCVYFYSWTSDKGEWWDYDCSYKYRWICEK; this is encoded by the exons ATGTCAAAGGGAATCTATGAATACACAAATGGATTTGAAGACGAAGAACCCAATGAAATAAAGACCATTGATATTGATGATCATATTTACAACCACAAAAGACCCATCATGCCCTGCAAGAAGGATGGAGTTGGTGATCAACATTCAG TGTTTTGTCAGTGGTGGAAGAGATACTCTGGAGCTGCTGCAGTGTGTCTTgggctgctgtgtgttctcctactggctgggatcataggcctgtTACTCTACC AGAGAAACCAATTGACCAGCtccaacaccctgactaaagagtgGGAACAGCTACAGATTAGCGGCAACAACCTGACtgtagagagagaccagctacagactggCAACAACACCCTgattaaagagagagaccagctacagaccagcagCAACATcctgactgaagagagagacctGCTACAGACTAGcaacaacaccctgaccaaagagagagatcAGCTACAGACCAGCAGCAACAACCTGACTGAAGAGAGAGGCCTGCTACAGACTAGCAATAACACTCTgatcaaagagagagaccagcttcagaccagttacaacaccctgaccagagagagggaccaGCTACAGATCAGATACAACtccctgaccagagagagagaccagctacagaccagtcacaacaccctgaccaaagagagagaccagctacagaccagttacaacaccctgaccaaagagagagaccagcttcaGACCAATTACAACACCTTGACCAAAGAGAAAGACAAGctacagaccagctacaacaccctgaccaaagagagagaccagctacagaccagttgcaacaccctgaccaaagagagagaccagctacagaaagaGATAGAACGTCTGAAACAATCTTCAGTTGAGAAAG TGTGTCCTCAAGGATGGAAGAAGCTTGGTAGCAGTTGTTACTACGTCTCTACTGAGTCCAAATCCtgggaggagagcagacaggactgcAGAAATAGAGGAGCACACCTGGTGGTCATCAACAGCCAAGaacaacag ACATTGGTCAATTGGTTATGTGGACGGAAGAACTATgtctggattggtctgactgactctgttactgaggGGACCTGGAAATGGGTGGACAACACACCACTGACCACAAA gtattggaacagtggagaTCCTAATGGTGGAAGAGCTGAGAACTGTGTGTATTTCTACTCCTGGACATCAGACAAAGGAGAATGGTGGGACTATGACTGTTCCTATAAATACAGATGGATCTGTGAGAAATAG
- the LOC106564336 gene encoding CD209 antigen-like protein E, with the protein MDIDDCIYANQRPIKPCKKDGVGDQHSGFCQWWKRYSGAAAVCLGLLCVILAGIIGLLLYQRNQLTSYNSLTNERDQLQTSDSNLTAERDQLQTSNNTLTKERDQLQIRYNTLTRERDQLQIRYNTLTRERDQLQTRYNSLTRERDQLQSLVEKVCPQGWKKLGSSCYYVSTEYKSWEESRQDCRNRGAHLVVINSQEKQTLVNWLCGVKNYVWIGLTDSVSERTWKWVDDTPLTKKYWNSGEPNGGRAENCVYFYSWSSDTGEWWDYDCSHQYRWICEK; encoded by the exons GGTTTTGTCAGTGGTGGAAGAGATACTCTGGAGctgctgcagtgtgtctggggctgctgtgtgttatactggctgggatcataggcctgtTACTCTACC AGAGAAACCAACTGaccagttataacagcctgacCAATGAgcgagaccagttacagaccagcGACAGCAAcctgactgcagagagagaccagctacagactagCAACAACAcgctgaccaaagagagagaccagctacagatcagatacaacaccctgaccagagagagggaccaGCTACAGATCAGATACAACaccctgaccagagagagggaccagctacagaccagatacaactccctgaccagagagagagaccagctacaatcTTTAGTTGAGAAAG TGTGTCCTCAAGGATGGAAAAAGCTTGGTAGCAGTTGTTACTACGTCTCTACTGAGTACAAATCCtgggaggagagcagacaggactgcAGAAATAGAGGAGCACACCTGGTGGTTATCAACAGCCaagagaaacag ACATTAGTCAATTGGTTATGCGGGGTAAAGAACTATgtctggattggtctgactgactctgtttcTGAGAGGACCTGGAAATGGGTGGACGACACACCACTGACCAAAAA gtattggaacagtggagaGCCTAATGGTGGAAGAGCTGAGAACTGTGTATATTTCTACTCCTGGTCATCAGACACAGGAGAATGGTGGGactatgactgttcccatcaataCAGATGGATCTGTGAGAAATAG